One Obesumbacterium proteus DNA window includes the following coding sequences:
- a CDS encoding DUF1283 family protein, producing the protein MAARWMPLAVAMVLGGWQASALADSCASGSTCVFGSSGGQDNSLTKEDARQQKEQWDDTRSLRNKVNTRVEKQFDKFDKAVDLQDSCEKSLNVNAYWEPNTQRCLDRNTGRPLNP; encoded by the coding sequence ATGGCCGCTCGCTGGATGCCATTAGCCGTAGCAATGGTGTTGGGTGGCTGGCAGGCTTCTGCCCTTGCAGATTCCTGCGCATCTGGCAGTACCTGCGTTTTTGGATCTAGCGGCGGTCAGGATAACTCTCTGACGAAAGAAGATGCTCGCCAGCAGAAAGAACAATGGGATGATACGCGTTCTCTGCGTAACAAAGTTAACACTCGCGTTGAGAAACAGTTCGACAAGTTCGATAAAGCCGTCGATCTGCAAGATTCATGTGAAAAAAGCTTAAACGTGAATGCGTACTGGGAACCTAATACCCAACGTTGTTTAGATAGAAATACCGGACGACCGCTTAATCCATAA
- the ydfG gene encoding bifunctional NADP-dependent 3-hydroxy acid dehydrogenase/3-hydroxypropionate dehydrogenase YdfG, with the protein MNIFVTGATAGFGEAITRKFIKNGHTVIASGRRLSRLETLKDELGDTLTIVQLDVRNRAAIQHALESLPAEKRHIDVLVNNAGLALGLEPAHKANVDDWDTMIDTNAKGLVNMTRAILPNMVERNVGHIINIGSTAANWPYAGGNVYGATKAFVKQFSLGLRADLHGTKVRVSDIEPGLVGGTEFSNVRFKGDEGRVEKTYENANALSADDIAEAVYWVATLPAHVNINTIEMMPVSQSFAPLSVYRG; encoded by the coding sequence ATGAATATATTTGTAACCGGAGCAACCGCAGGGTTCGGTGAGGCGATAACGCGCAAATTTATCAAAAATGGGCATACGGTGATTGCAAGCGGTCGCCGTTTGAGCCGTCTCGAAACATTGAAAGACGAATTAGGCGATACATTAACTATCGTGCAGCTCGACGTTCGCAACCGTGCGGCTATCCAGCATGCATTAGAGAGCCTTCCCGCAGAAAAACGTCACATTGATGTTTTAGTTAACAATGCCGGGTTAGCCTTAGGTTTAGAGCCAGCGCATAAAGCAAACGTTGATGATTGGGACACCATGATCGACACCAACGCCAAAGGCTTGGTTAACATGACCCGAGCTATTTTGCCTAACATGGTTGAACGTAACGTAGGTCATATCATTAATATTGGCTCAACGGCGGCTAACTGGCCATATGCCGGTGGCAATGTGTATGGCGCAACAAAAGCGTTTGTTAAGCAATTTAGTCTTGGTTTACGTGCAGACCTGCATGGTACCAAAGTACGCGTTAGCGATATCGAGCCGGGATTGGTCGGCGGAACCGAGTTCTCAAACGTTCGCTTTAAAGGCGACGAAGGTCGCGTAGAGAAAACATACGAAAATGCTAATGCATTAAGCGCGGATGATATTGCCGAAGCAGTGTATTGGGTTGCGACTTTACCTGCACACGTCAACATTAATACGATTGAAATGATGCCGGTGAGCCAGTCTTTTGCCCCGCTGTCTGTCTATCGCGGCTAA
- a CDS encoding GNAT family N-acetyltransferase, which produces MFSITRIEKMDDPHYQTVDRLYEAAFPYHEKRDERAKQAALDNESYHLNAWYFNEIFVGFIGYWQFKDYAYIEHLAIDPSLRSQGFGKKVLERFMAQHPLTILEIDPLTTEIANRRLRFYQGLGFVENSYSHAHPSYHSEINDHELVVLSSKKVISNDQYVTFLNDLQNVVMLLK; this is translated from the coding sequence ATGTTTAGCATTACACGCATAGAGAAAATGGATGACCCACATTATCAAACTGTGGATAGGCTCTATGAAGCTGCGTTCCCTTATCATGAAAAACGAGATGAAAGGGCAAAACAGGCCGCGCTTGATAATGAGAGTTATCATTTAAATGCTTGGTATTTCAATGAAATATTTGTTGGGTTTATTGGATATTGGCAGTTTAAAGATTATGCCTACATTGAACACCTAGCAATAGATCCAAGTTTGCGTTCTCAGGGATTCGGCAAAAAGGTTCTAGAACGCTTTATGGCTCAACACCCACTGACTATTTTAGAAATAGACCCTTTGACAACCGAAATTGCCAATAGGCGTTTACGTTTCTACCAAGGACTTGGCTTTGTAGAAAATAGTTATTCTCATGCACATCCGAGCTATCATTCAGAGATTAACGATCATGAATTAGTGGTGCTGAGCAGCAAAAAAGTTATTTCTAATGATCAATATGTGACATTCCTCAATGACTTACAAAACGTAGTCATGCTCTTAAAGTGA
- the wzzB gene encoding LPS O-antigen chain length determinant protein WzzB: protein MSLEKKSDTDEIDLLDLLVQLWKGKKTIIVSVCITAILAIGYIAVAKEKWTSTAIITPPQLGQLANYPTAVAVIDPSNSKDISNDVFANFVSRVSAEALKFLPEKPLDIKPTNSGSKDSYTVSFSAETAKDAQKSLATVLNTVNKQTSSSFYSNAEKVLEVRMQAINTALDAQVKTAEEKKARRLNALSEALKVAEATNTKSVSVKEVTGLSDEMLFMLGEPALKTIIANETSWPLYLSDSYYSNRETLQALREIKLSDSGNDKFEAFSFSQQPSLPIIKDAPKKSLILILSVLLGGLIGAGIVLCKGLIRNIKEKNPAA from the coding sequence ATGAGTCTTGAGAAAAAAAGCGATACTGATGAGATTGATCTGCTTGACCTGCTAGTACAGTTATGGAAAGGAAAGAAAACAATCATTGTAAGTGTCTGTATCACAGCGATTTTAGCTATTGGTTACATAGCTGTAGCAAAAGAAAAATGGACATCAACAGCGATTATTACACCGCCACAGCTAGGCCAGTTAGCCAATTATCCCACTGCAGTGGCCGTCATTGACCCAAGTAATAGTAAAGATATTAGCAATGATGTTTTTGCTAACTTTGTGTCACGAGTTTCTGCAGAAGCCTTGAAGTTCTTACCAGAAAAGCCCTTAGACATTAAGCCAACAAACTCAGGAAGCAAGGATTCATATACTGTGAGTTTTAGCGCTGAAACGGCGAAAGATGCACAGAAATCTTTGGCTACCGTTTTAAATACCGTTAATAAACAAACCTCCAGTAGTTTTTATTCAAACGCAGAGAAAGTGTTAGAAGTCAGAATGCAGGCGATTAATACTGCATTAGATGCCCAAGTAAAAACTGCTGAGGAGAAAAAAGCTCGCCGTTTAAATGCGTTATCAGAAGCATTAAAAGTTGCTGAGGCTACAAATACCAAGAGCGTTTCGGTCAAAGAGGTAACGGGTCTTTCTGATGAAATGCTATTTATGTTGGGTGAACCTGCGCTTAAAACAATTATCGCCAATGAAACTTCTTGGCCGTTATATTTAAGCGACAGCTATTACTCCAATCGAGAGACATTACAAGCGCTGCGCGAGATTAAACTTAGCGACAGTGGTAATGATAAGTTTGAAGCATTTTCATTCTCACAACAACCATCGCTGCCAATCATTAAAGATGCACCGAAAAAATCGTTAATATTAATCTTATCCGTATTATTGGGTGGTTTAATCGGTGCGGGGATTGTATTGTGCAAGGGGCTCATTCGTAATATAAAAGAGAAGAACCCAGCAGCATAA
- a CDS encoding DMT family transporter, whose product MNILIAFMVPLLWGSTYAVVGYFLQDISPVWIAVFRALPAGILLLLIHPAKSPLKWSRMFAISICNISLFFVLLFIAAHRLPGSVAGTLGATLPLMVLLLQWIQEGKKPALSKLGLAVLGLIGVMLLLNPSANLDIIGVAAALLGTLLMAQTSLWISRWPTNDQLGLAAWQLFLGGIILLPFAFMFAGMPALPTPKTWVGLTWLVVCNTAFAYWCWTRSVTLLGPHTMSMISLFNPVTAVLLGFVFLSERLSVVQWSGIILIFLSILLMKTIKAKPAIA is encoded by the coding sequence ATGAACATACTCATCGCTTTTATGGTTCCGCTGCTCTGGGGAAGTACCTACGCCGTTGTCGGCTACTTCCTGCAAGACATCTCGCCGGTCTGGATTGCGGTTTTCCGCGCCCTACCTGCCGGTATTTTACTGTTGCTCATTCACCCAGCAAAGTCACCGTTAAAATGGAGCCGAATGTTTGCAATAAGCATTTGTAACATATCTCTTTTCTTTGTGCTTTTGTTTATTGCCGCCCATCGTTTGCCTGGTTCTGTTGCAGGTACATTGGGGGCAACGCTGCCGCTGATGGTTCTGTTATTGCAGTGGATTCAGGAAGGAAAAAAACCGGCATTGTCCAAGCTTGGATTGGCGGTATTAGGGCTGATTGGCGTAATGCTGCTGCTGAATCCGTCTGCCAATTTAGACATTATCGGCGTGGCTGCTGCGTTGTTAGGCACGTTATTAATGGCGCAAACGTCTTTATGGATATCGCGCTGGCCCACCAACGATCAGTTGGGTCTTGCGGCTTGGCAGCTATTTCTTGGCGGGATTATTTTGCTGCCCTTTGCATTCATGTTTGCGGGAATGCCCGCGTTGCCTACGCCAAAAACCTGGGTTGGCCTAACGTGGTTGGTGGTGTGTAATACAGCATTTGCCTACTGGTGCTGGACGCGTTCGGTAACCCTTCTTGGTCCGCATACCATGTCGATGATATCGCTGTTTAATCCTGTTACCGCCGTTTTACTTGGCTTTGTCTTTCTAAGTGAACGTCTTTCGGTTGTTCAATGGAGCGGTATTATCTTGATCTTTTTATCGATATTACTGATGAAAACGATAAAGGCCAAACCCGCGATTGCCTAA
- a CDS encoding MarR family winged helix-turn-helix transcriptional regulator yields the protein MIQDHVDKIIEQWQRERPDLDCSPMGIIGRMARMGQLLSGKVTGVYEQHGLDTIEFDILATLRRSGELITPTELYQTVMLSSGAMSVRLERLESRGLVFKQPNAHDKRSCKIGLTEEGLKVIDRALEHHVQNEKEILEPLTTAERQQLADLMRRWLLHNEPAE from the coding sequence ATGATACAGGATCACGTAGATAAAATTATCGAGCAGTGGCAACGCGAGCGGCCAGATCTCGACTGTTCTCCGATGGGAATTATTGGCCGAATGGCGCGTATGGGGCAGTTGTTATCAGGCAAAGTCACTGGCGTTTATGAACAACATGGTTTAGACACCATCGAGTTTGATATTTTGGCTACGCTGCGTAGAAGCGGGGAATTGATAACCCCAACCGAGCTGTATCAAACCGTTATGCTGTCTTCCGGCGCCATGTCGGTGCGCCTTGAACGGTTGGAATCGCGGGGATTGGTGTTCAAACAGCCGAATGCGCATGATAAACGTAGCTGCAAAATTGGGCTGACAGAAGAGGGCCTGAAGGTGATCGATCGGGCGCTAGAACACCACGTTCAGAATGAAAAAGAGATCCTTGAACCACTGACTACTGCCGAAAGACAGCAATTAGCCGATCTCATGCGGCGCTGGTTGCTGCATAATGAACCCGCTGAATAA
- a CDS encoding cytochrome-c peroxidase, producing MIKITKLLGIAVTVGVVGYLGLAGYVYYHDKQRITMPDQASLSPQNAAVLKTLSEKGCDYCHTPSAQLPFYSQLPIAKQLMEYDINLGYKSFDLTPIRNSLINNSRPPQGDMTKVEWVMQHDTMPPTRYTALHWAGTLNNEERDGILNWVKDQRIKYYAVKDMAPALMNEPVQPLPRTLPVQADKVALGFRLYHDPRLSGDNSIACVHCHQLGAGGVDGRQTSIGVGGEVGPINAPTVFNAVFNVEQFWDGRAPDLQKQAGGPPLNPIEMASKSWDEITGKLNQDTLLKQQFTAVYPEGFTGDTITDAIAEFEKTLITPDSPFDRYLRGDDKALTAQQMHGYQLFKDNKCATCHTGKILGGQAFEPLGLKQDFAFGKVTSADIGRLNVTQGERDRFRQKVPTLRNVALTAPYFHRGDVPTLDEAVKLMLKYQVGTSLPQKDVDDIVAFLESLNGVYTPYPIH from the coding sequence ATGATAAAAATAACAAAGCTTTTGGGAATTGCAGTGACTGTCGGTGTTGTTGGTTATCTCGGTCTGGCGGGATATGTCTATTACCATGATAAGCAAAGAATTACGATGCCCGATCAGGCTTCACTCTCGCCACAAAATGCGGCAGTTCTGAAAACCCTGAGTGAGAAAGGCTGTGATTACTGCCACACCCCGTCAGCACAGCTGCCGTTTTATTCGCAACTTCCAATTGCTAAGCAACTGATGGAATATGACATCAATCTTGGCTACAAATCATTTGATCTCACCCCTATTCGCAATAGCCTCATTAATAATAGTCGCCCTCCGCAGGGAGACATGACTAAAGTGGAATGGGTCATGCAGCACGACACCATGCCACCGACCCGCTACACGGCGCTGCACTGGGCAGGAACGCTGAATAATGAAGAGCGCGACGGTATTTTGAACTGGGTGAAAGATCAGCGCATAAAATACTATGCCGTAAAAGATATGGCGCCGGCATTAATGAATGAACCCGTTCAGCCATTGCCGCGTACCCTTCCCGTTCAGGCCGATAAAGTAGCATTGGGCTTCCGCTTGTATCACGATCCGCGTTTATCCGGCGATAACTCCATTGCTTGCGTTCATTGTCATCAGTTAGGGGCTGGCGGCGTTGATGGCCGACAGACATCCATTGGCGTAGGCGGTGAAGTTGGCCCGATCAACGCGCCAACCGTATTTAACGCGGTGTTTAACGTTGAACAATTTTGGGATGGCAGAGCGCCAGATCTCCAAAAACAGGCTGGTGGCCCGCCGCTTAACCCGATTGAAATGGCATCCAAATCATGGGATGAAATCACCGGGAAACTTAACCAAGACACCCTTCTCAAACAACAGTTTACGGCCGTTTATCCCGAAGGCTTTACTGGCGATACCATCACCGATGCGATTGCTGAATTCGAGAAAACGCTTATCACACCGGACAGCCCGTTTGACCGATATCTTCGCGGCGATGATAAAGCACTAACCGCCCAACAGATGCATGGATATCAGCTGTTTAAAGATAATAAATGTGCCACCTGCCATACCGGGAAAATACTCGGCGGTCAGGCTTTCGAACCTCTAGGACTGAAGCAGGATTTTGCCTTCGGCAAGGTGACCAGCGCGGATATTGGCCGCCTCAATGTGACCCAGGGGGAGCGTGACCGTTTCCGCCAGAAAGTGCCAACGCTGCGTAACGTTGCGCTGACGGCACCTTATTTCCATCGTGGCGACGTCCCTACGCTGGATGAAGCGGTGAAACTGATGTTGAAATATCAGGTTGGTACTTCGTTACCGCAAAAAGACGTGGATGACATTGTGGCGTTCCTCGAGTCGCTAAACGGCGTCTATACCCCTTATCCAATTCATTAA
- a CDS encoding MDR family MFS transporter: MVEQVEQQYLHRGIVLTACMLATFMAAIEVTIVSTAMPTIIGDLGGFSLLGWVFAAYLLTQAISIPIYGRLADLYGRKRMFYIGASLFLLGSVLCGFSHNMLWMIVFRAVQGMGAGAITPIAFTIVADIYSPAERPKIQGYLSSVWGVSAIVGPLMGAFIVQHFNWALVFWVNVPIGITAMYLLWRYFPETVHPRQHPIDFAGTCWLTIAVASLLVALLQADILKYWVFPLLLLFVVASVFLLRQEKKAPEPLFPLALWRNDVIVAGNIGGLIVGASMMGVAAFLPTFVQGVMGGTPLEAGTTLAMMSIGWPLASTLSGRMMSLTSYRTTAMLGSFLLIAGSLILLMQQPDSGLLWGRVAAFVIGCGMGMTNTTFLVSVQNVAPSNMRGIATASTVFTRMLGSALGTAILGATLNLNLDWRLPDIHDPVQKLMSMHQSGVQPDDSMVNLTSQVAASIHWVFIVAAILSLFALITAWLIPAKLKPDSEVCVEFDGEC, encoded by the coding sequence ATGGTTGAACAGGTAGAGCAGCAATATTTACATCGAGGCATTGTGCTAACTGCTTGTATGTTAGCGACATTTATGGCCGCCATTGAGGTCACGATAGTCTCAACGGCCATGCCCACGATTATTGGCGATTTAGGCGGTTTCTCACTGTTGGGCTGGGTATTTGCTGCGTATCTTTTAACACAGGCTATTTCAATTCCGATCTATGGGCGACTTGCCGATCTTTATGGCCGTAAGCGGATGTTCTATATCGGCGCATCGCTTTTCTTACTGGGTTCCGTGCTGTGCGGTTTTTCCCATAACATGCTGTGGATGATCGTGTTTCGTGCGGTTCAAGGAATGGGCGCAGGGGCTATCACACCGATCGCATTCACTATTGTGGCTGATATCTATTCACCCGCAGAACGCCCAAAAATTCAGGGCTATCTCTCTAGCGTCTGGGGCGTATCCGCCATCGTAGGCCCGCTGATGGGGGCGTTTATTGTTCAGCATTTTAATTGGGCATTGGTTTTCTGGGTTAACGTGCCTATTGGTATTACGGCGATGTATCTTCTGTGGCGTTATTTCCCCGAAACGGTACATCCTCGGCAGCATCCTATCGATTTTGCCGGTACATGTTGGCTAACTATCGCGGTAGCTTCGTTGCTGGTTGCGCTCTTACAGGCCGATATTCTGAAGTACTGGGTGTTCCCATTATTATTGCTATTCGTCGTTGCGTCGGTTTTTTTGCTGCGACAAGAGAAAAAAGCCCCAGAACCCTTATTCCCATTAGCGCTCTGGCGAAATGACGTTATCGTCGCCGGTAATATTGGTGGGTTGATTGTCGGCGCATCCATGATGGGCGTTGCCGCATTTCTACCCACTTTTGTGCAGGGTGTAATGGGGGGAACGCCGTTAGAAGCGGGCACTACGTTAGCAATGATGTCAATCGGCTGGCCATTGGCTAGTACCCTTAGCGGGCGAATGATGTCGCTGACGTCCTACCGCACGACAGCAATGTTAGGCAGCTTTCTGCTTATCGCTGGAAGCTTAATTCTGCTCATGCAGCAGCCTGATAGCGGGTTGCTGTGGGGCAGAGTGGCTGCCTTTGTGATTGGCTGCGGCATGGGGATGACCAATACCACATTTCTGGTTTCAGTACAGAACGTCGCGCCCTCCAATATGCGAGGGATCGCCACCGCCTCAACGGTGTTTACGCGAATGTTAGGCTCTGCGTTAGGGACCGCTATTTTAGGCGCTACGCTCAATCTCAACTTAGACTGGCGCCTACCGGATATTCATGATCCGGTTCAGAAACTGATGAGTATGCATCAGAGTGGTGTGCAACCTGACGATAGCATGGTGAATCTAACCAGCCAGGTGGCGGCATCCATCCATTGGGTATTTATCGTGGCGGCAATATTGTCATTGTTTGCTTTAATCACCGCGTGGCTCATTCCAGCAAAATTAAAGCCAGACAGTGAGGTTTGTGTCGAATTTGACGGCGAGTGTTAG
- the clcB gene encoding voltage-gated ClC-type chloride channel ClcB has protein sequence MKRLIHMQHYQLMLRRLAIAMILGIAAATVVWLFHQSMLKLEWLFLGSRGGSLVAAAAELPLWRRLLTPALGGLVAGSILWLFQKYQHQRPSAPTDYMEAFDAGDGRLDISASLVKSLASLIVVSSGSAIGREGAMILLAALFASVFARLFTPPKEWKLWVACGAAAGMASAYHAPLAGSLFIAEILFGSLMLASLGPVVIAAVSALLMSNLLNGGQETLYQVQILVAPWPVQYMLMALLGVVAGFAGPLFLSLMQYSSHFFQQLRLPPPLQLALGGLIVGGLSIIFPEVWGNGYSVVQSLLSAPPGALLIGAILLCKLVAILASSGSGAPGGVFTPTLFIGAALGAFVGQLFALWPGTGEHIALLMALTGMATLLAATTHAPVMSALMVFEMTGEYTLLPGLLLACVMATTLSRWLRTGSVYGK, from the coding sequence ATGAAACGTCTGATTCATATGCAACATTATCAACTGATGCTGCGCCGCTTAGCTATTGCGATGATTTTAGGGATCGCCGCGGCCACCGTTGTTTGGCTATTTCACCAATCAATGTTGAAACTAGAATGGTTATTCCTAGGCAGTCGTGGCGGAAGTCTGGTGGCCGCTGCGGCCGAACTGCCATTATGGCGGCGTTTGCTTACGCCAGCTTTAGGTGGGTTGGTTGCGGGTTCTATACTGTGGCTGTTTCAGAAATATCAGCATCAACGACCATCCGCCCCGACAGATTATATGGAAGCCTTTGACGCTGGCGATGGCCGTTTAGATATTTCCGCCAGCCTTGTCAAAAGCCTAGCCTCTCTCATTGTGGTATCTAGCGGAAGCGCTATCGGGCGCGAAGGCGCCATGATCTTGCTGGCCGCCCTGTTTGCATCGGTTTTTGCTCGCTTGTTTACACCGCCAAAGGAATGGAAACTGTGGGTTGCCTGTGGCGCTGCCGCGGGGATGGCCAGCGCCTATCATGCACCTTTGGCGGGTAGTTTATTTATTGCAGAGATCCTTTTTGGATCGTTAATGCTCGCCTCGCTTGGCCCCGTGGTGATCGCCGCGGTCAGCGCCCTACTGATGAGTAACTTACTTAACGGTGGGCAAGAAACGCTGTATCAGGTACAAATTCTGGTCGCACCGTGGCCAGTACAGTATATGTTGATGGCGCTGCTGGGTGTCGTGGCAGGGTTTGCCGGACCACTATTTCTCTCATTGATGCAGTACAGCAGCCATTTCTTCCAACAGCTACGCCTCCCTCCACCTCTACAGCTGGCGCTTGGTGGCCTGATCGTCGGCGGATTATCTATCATTTTTCCCGAGGTCTGGGGAAATGGCTACAGCGTGGTTCAATCGTTGCTGTCTGCTCCGCCGGGTGCTTTACTCATTGGGGCCATTTTGCTGTGTAAACTGGTTGCGATACTGGCGAGCAGTGGCTCAGGGGCTCCCGGTGGGGTCTTTACACCCACGCTGTTTATTGGTGCTGCGCTAGGCGCATTTGTTGGACAGCTATTTGCGCTCTGGCCGGGTACGGGCGAACACATCGCATTATTGATGGCGCTCACCGGCATGGCTACGCTGCTGGCAGCAACCACGCATGCGCCAGTGATGTCTGCGCTGATGGTGTTTGAAATGACGGGAGAATATACGTTGTTACCGGGATTATTACTGGCCTGCGTGATGGCGACAACCCTGTCGCGCTGGCTGCGGACAGGGTCAGTTTACGGTAAATAG
- a CDS encoding DUF1161 domain-containing protein, producing MKKLLLSIMLLSAIPLAAQASCETVKADISQKIIKNGVPESGFTLDVVPNDQADASGGQVVGHCENDTQKIIYQRTNGAEDDSTPAPAAH from the coding sequence ATGAAGAAATTATTGCTTAGCATCATGCTATTAAGTGCTATTCCACTGGCCGCACAGGCTTCCTGTGAAACAGTCAAAGCAGATATTAGCCAGAAAATCATCAAGAATGGCGTGCCAGAATCTGGCTTTACGCTTGATGTCGTACCGAACGATCAGGCTGACGCAAGTGGTGGTCAAGTTGTGGGTCATTGCGAAAACGACACGCAGAAGATCATCTATCAGCGCACTAACGGCGCTGAAGACGATAGTACGCCAGCACCGGCTGCTCACTAA
- the tehB gene encoding tellurite resistance methyltransferase TehB, whose product MNSETTHMTRDGDYFTKKYELTSTHSEVLNAAKIVPVGDALDLGCGRGRNSLYLNLKGFNVTAWDKNAMSINSLNDIIQAEGLKNITATQVDLNTHRFSGEYDFILSTVVFMFLGRPEIPAIIRNMQDSTRIGGYNLIVAAVDSPDYPCNVPFSFTFKPDELRNYYSGWEFAKYNEDVGELHRVDENGNRIKMRFATMLAKKIR is encoded by the coding sequence ATGAATTCTGAAACAACTCACATGACACGCGACGGCGATTACTTCACGAAGAAATATGAATTAACGTCTACACACTCTGAAGTGCTGAATGCGGCTAAGATCGTCCCCGTTGGCGACGCACTAGATCTGGGCTGCGGACGTGGCCGTAACTCGCTGTATCTGAACTTGAAAGGGTTTAACGTCACCGCGTGGGACAAAAATGCGATGAGCATCAACAGCCTGAATGACATTATTCAGGCTGAGGGCCTAAAAAATATTACGGCAACGCAGGTTGACCTAAACACCCATCGCTTTAGTGGAGAGTATGATTTCATTCTCTCAACGGTGGTATTTATGTTCCTTGGGCGACCAGAAATTCCTGCCATTATTCGCAACATGCAAGACAGCACGCGCATCGGTGGGTACAACCTGATTGTGGCGGCAGTGGATAGCCCTGATTATCCTTGCAACGTCCCGTTTTCATTCACCTTTAAACCCGATGAACTGCGCAACTATTACAGCGGTTGGGAGTTTGCGAAATACAACGAAGACGTAGGCGAACTGCATCGTGTCGATGAAAACGGCAATCGGATTAAAATGCGCTTCGCAACGATGCTAGCGAAAAAAATCCGCTAA
- a CDS encoding CatB-related O-acetyltransferase has product MKEKHWSKTELLHLSVTNPNIIVKGTHSYYSDYWDDGFERSVVRYLHGDAVSQNWAPLGYIDKLLIGDYVCIAAECVILMGGNHNHRTDFINLYPFMETIYDTYQHKGDTVLGDACWLGMRSMLMPGVTVGEGAIIAAGSVVTKDVPPYAIVGGNPAKLIRYRFSDADIARVLALNIYSRPEAEIEKIKLLLSSNDLDTLECALV; this is encoded by the coding sequence ATGAAAGAAAAACATTGGTCAAAGACCGAGCTTTTGCACCTCTCGGTAACTAACCCTAATATTATCGTAAAAGGCACCCACAGTTATTACAGCGATTACTGGGACGACGGATTTGAACGCTCAGTTGTTCGCTATTTGCACGGTGATGCTGTTAGTCAAAATTGGGCGCCTTTAGGATATATCGATAAATTGCTCATTGGCGATTATGTCTGTATAGCCGCAGAATGCGTGATTTTAATGGGTGGAAATCACAATCACCGGACTGACTTTATAAATCTCTATCCCTTTATGGAAACCATATACGACACCTATCAACATAAAGGCGACACAGTTCTTGGCGATGCATGTTGGTTAGGAATGCGCAGTATGTTGATGCCTGGAGTTACCGTGGGCGAGGGTGCCATTATTGCTGCGGGCAGCGTGGTGACAAAAGATGTTCCGCCGTATGCCATTGTTGGTGGAAATCCAGCAAAACTGATTAGGTATCGGTTCTCTGACGCGGATATTGCTCGGGTTTTAGCGTTGAATATTTATAGCAGACCTGAAGCAGAGATTGAGAAGATTAAGCTATTGCTCAGTTCAAACGATCTCGACACATTGGAATGTGCATTGGTTTAG